TCATAAATTTTTTGCCAATCATAAGTTGCAAACTCGTCCCATTCTGTTAGAATTGCAACTGCATGCGCGCCTTTACAGGCATCATATGCATTATCAAACGTTACAACTTTTGAATTATTTTCCTGAGCAGATCTTGTTTCTAAATAATCCAGATCATTTAACATTTTATTTCTCGAAACTTTCGGATCATAAACAGCAATTTTTGCCTGCTCATTAATTAGATCATCGGCTACATAAATTGCTGCAGATTCTCGTGTATCATTCGTATCCTTTTTAAAAGCCCAGCCTAAAAAAGTAATCTTTTTATCTGCAACCGTATTATATAAGGTTTGAACAATCTTATTTGAAAATCTTCTTTTTTGATGATCATTCATTATAATAACCTGTTCCCAATAATCAGCAACTTCTGTTAATCCGTATGATTTTGCAATATAAACTAAGTTCAAAATGTCTTTCTGAAAACAAGAACCTCCAAATCCAACCGAAGCTTTTAAAAACTTTGATCCAATACGGCTATCCATTCCTATTGCCTTTGCTACTTCATTAATATCTGCACCTGTTTGTTCACACAATTCAGACATTGCATTTATAGACGAAATACGTTGCGCTAAAAATGCATTTGCTGTAAGCTTAGACAATTCTGAAGACCAAACATTTGTAGTAAGGATTTTATCTTTACTAACCCAGTTAGCATATACATCAACCAGTGCATTAATTGCCTCTTCACCTTCTGGTGTCGAATCTCCACCTATTAAAATTCTATCTGGATTTAATAGATCTGTAACCGCAGTTCCTTCAGCCAAAAATTCAGGATTAGATAAAATCTGGAACTGAACTCCATTTCCTGTATTATCTAAAATACTTTTTATTGCTTCAGCTGTCCTCACTGGAAGGGTTGATTTCTCAACAACAATTTTATTCTGCTTAGCCACTTTTGCAATTTGTCTGGCACAAAGCTCTATATATTTCAAATCTGCAGCCATTCCTTTTCCTTTACCATAAGTTTTGGTTGGCGTATTAACTGAAATAAAAATTACCTGAGCTTCATCAATTGCTTTTTCAACTTCTGTCGAAAAGAAAAGATTTCTCCCTCTTGCTTCGGCTACTATTTCTGAAAGTCCAGGTTCATAAATTGGAATATTATCTGTGTTTGGATCATTCCAGTCTTTAATTCTTTGTTCATTCAAGTCTACAACTGTCACTTGAATATTTGGACATTTTTGAGCAATCACTGCCATTGTTGGACCTCCAACATAACCTGCTCCAATGCAACAAATTTTTGTAATTTTCATTTAATTTACTATTATCTTGATCCTTTTATTTCAAATTATTCCAATACCAAATCACTGCTTCTTTCAAGCCATCTTGTAAAGAATATTCAGGATTGTATCCCAACATTGTTTTTGCTTTATCAATACTTGCCAATGAATGTGGAATATCTCCCGCTCTACTTGATCCATAAACAATTTCCACATCAGCAATTTTAGTATCAAACTCGGCTAAATACTTTTTTAAATATCCAACTAAATCATTTAATGTATTTCGATCTCCAAAAGCCGTATTATAAACTGTATTAATTGCATTAGGATTTTGAGTTGTTATTGCCAGCATATTCATCTGAATTACATTATCTATATATGTAAAATCACGCGAATAATTTCCATCACCATTAATTACTGGACTTTCATATTTCATCAATTGTGCAACAAATTTAGGAATCACTGCAGCATAAGCTCCATTAGGATCTTGTTTTCTTCCAAATACATTGAAATATCTTAAACCAATAGTTTCTAATCCATAAGTTTTACTAAAAATCTCAGCGTACAATTCGTTTACATATTTCGTAATTGCATATGGAGACAAAGGTTTTCCAATTACATCTTCAACTTTTGGCAATCCTACCGAATCTCCATAAGTAGATGAACTAGCTGCATATACAAAACGTTTTACTTTTGCATCTCTTGAAGCGACTAGCATATTCAAAAAACCTGAAACATTTACATCATTTGTAGTTATTGGGTCGTTTATAGATCTTGGAACAGAGCCTAAAGCTGCCTGATGTAAAACATAATCTACATTTTGAACTGCTAAATTACAATCTTCAATATTCCTAATATCTCCCTCAATTAGTTTAAAATGTGGATTATTTATAAAATCCTTCAAATTATAATGATGTCCTGTCGAAAAGTTATCTAAACAAATTACTTTATAGTCGAGTCCTAAAAAATACTCACACAAATTTGAACCAATAAAACCCGCTCCTCCGGTAATTAGAATAGTATTTTGGTTTGACGTTTTCATTTAGTTCAGATTATTATTTTTTTATTTTTTGCAAAATAGATTTCCAGAATCCTGTTTTATCTTCATCATCATGATATCCATTTGAATAAGCTCCATAACCATATCCGTAACCATATGTTGAACCATACTTTGCTTTATTCTCATAACCATTCAAAACTATACTTGCATTATTTAATTCACCACGCTTAACTCTTGTATTCAACAACGTTATCATGTCTTTTTTAGTATAATTTTGCCTAACGATATAGAGCGAAACATCAGCATACTGAACTAATTCTAATGCATCTGACACAAGACCAACTGGAGGTGTGTCTAAAATAACATAATCATATTTTTGCTTTAATTCATCTATCATTTCCTTCATGGCCTCACTCAAAATCAATTCAGAAGGATTTGGAGGAATCGGACCGGAAAGTATAACATCAAGATTTGGAATTTGTGTCTTATTGACAATTTCATCCAGACTATTTTGTTTAATTAAGTAATTTACTACTCCTAATTGATTTGTTAAACTAAACTCAGCAGCCAATCTTGGCTTTCTTAAATCTAACCCAACAACAACTGTTTTCTTCTCACTTAAGGCAAAAACAGTAGCTATATTTATTGAACAAAATGTTTTTCCTTCTCCACTAATAGTAGAAGTAATCATTAAAGTTTTTGCTCCACTTACTTGTTGCTTTTTATACAAGAACTGAAGTGAAGAACGAATTCCTCTAAAAGCTTCTGAAAGGGCTGATTTTGGTTTATCAAATACGGCTAGATTTATAAAATCTTTATTCATTCCGATAACTCCAATTAGCGGTATACTTGTCAATTTACTAATATCATCCGTATTTTGAATCGAGTCATTGATAAAAAATAACAAGAAAACAAATGACAAGGGCACTAATATTCCTAAAAACAGCGCCAATACATAATTTGCTGAAGTTTTTGGACCAATCAGTCCTCCTCCAATATCTTTTGCCGAATCAATAAAATGAATATCTGATAAATTAGACGCCTTTACAATTTCTGCTTCATTTCGCTTCTTAAGAAATTCAGTATAGATATTGTCATTCAAATCATACTTCCTTTGTATTTTCAATAATTCCTGTTGTTCTTCAGGAAGTCGTTTTACTGTACTTTCTGCCTCTCCAATTTTTGCATTAACAAGAGACAGGTCGTATAATAAAGATGTTTTTGCCGACGCTATATTTTCTAACAAAACATCCTTAACTGCCCGCATCTGATTATCAAAATCCTTAAAAATTTTATCACTCTTTACAGCATAAGACATTTCTGATCTTTGTGTAGAGAGCGCGATAAGTTTTGAAACATTTGTAACTACATTTGGATCTTCAATTCCCGCCACAGATGGCGCGGGCAATCTTGAATAATCAACACTATTATTTAAATATGCTTTTAAAGAATTATAATAACTAATTTTTCTCGAAACGCGATCTCGTTCAACATCAAAATCCGTGATTTTATCCGAAACTTTTGCTCCTCCGCCTTCAATTTCATAAATATTTTTATCTTTCCTGAAAGTTTTTAATTCATTACCAGTTTGTTTCAATTGCGATTCCATTGCAACCAAAGTACTATCGATAAATCTAATCGTATTAGTTGCAAACTGATTTTTTCCGTCTAGTTGAATTTTAATCAACATCTTTACAGTTGCATTCAAATATTCAACCATTCTTGCTTTATTTGTGCCTGACATGCTAAGTGTCAACAACGAACCTCCGCCTTTATCACCATCAACACTAATTCCTCTGTATCGAGATACGGTTCCATCAAAATTATTGAATCTTACAAAGTATTCTTTCCCTTTATAAAAACCAGGATTATCATTTATTTGCAATTTCCAATTTAAAAAAGGCAATACAACTTGTTCCCCAACTTTATATTTCTTTACAAACATTCCAGGCTGAACGGAAGTATTACTATATACATTAGTAGAATAAGTAATTAAAGAAACTGAATTAACCTCAAAAGGAATCTTAATTTGGTATTCATTTTCGCTTAGGAATTTAATACTGATTAAAGCATTAGCGAGCTGCGGTTTTGTTTTATCAATACTTACATAAAAAGGAACTGCTCCATAAGAATCTACCAAATTATATTTTCCTTGTTCCAAATAATCTATATAATACTGTAATTTATCTACAACCATTTCATTGTGTGAACGTGATTGTAGTATCGTAGAAATTCCATTTACCTGATCTGAAATACCGCCCCAATTGAAAACCAAACTGGTATTAGAGGTAAAAAATGGATTACTTTCTTCCTTGATCGAAATCATGGTCTGCATAGAGTAAATTTTCTCTTTTCGAATATTTACTTGGTATGCTATAGTAAATGCAATTATCAAACTAACCAAAAACCATTTCCAGTAGCTGGCAATTTTCAGCAAAAACCCTTTAAAATCAAAACTCGAATGATTCTCAAAAATGGAAAAATCTTTTATATCTAACATCTTTTGAATTTAGTTTTAATTTTTGATAATCAAATAAACTGTTGTTGCCAATGATAATAAGGTAATAATAGTACCTATAGATTGAATACCAGTCTGACCGGTTCCCCAAGTTTTTTGTTTCAATGGTTTTACATAAATATAGTCGTTCGGCTGTAAGTAATAATAGGGTGATTTCATCACATTCACATCCGTAAGATCTAAATTATTCATTAATACTCCAGTTGGTGTTTGACGAATTACAGTTACAGTTCTTCTATCTCCAACAGTATTAATATCGCCTGCATTTGCAATTGCTTCCATAATATTTACATGTTCCTGAAACAATGTCTTTGTTCCGGCACTTCCAACTTCTCCGTTTATCGTGTATCTAAAACCAGCTAATTTTACTGTAACAAAAATATTTGCTTCACTTTTGAAATATTCTTCAAGTAGTTTTTTTTCAATTTTGGTTCTAACTTCTTCAAGAGTATATCCAATTACATTAATTTCCCCTAAAATTGGCATTCTAATATTACCATGATCATCTACTGTAAATCCGTCAAAATATAAAGCTGATTCTGACTTACCAACTGTTGAGGCACTCTCGGTAGTACTAAAAATTGACACCAACTTAGGATCTATTGCTTTTATGGTAACGCTTAAAACATCATTTGTTTGCAATCTGTAAGGTTTGGTTTCTACTGCGGAGATATTATTTTGTTCTCCTGAACTATTTTTATCTTGCAAATACACTAAATCTTTTATAGGAATACAGGATGTAAATAGCGTACTGATTAGTAGTAATATAAAAAAGGTATTTTTACTCATTATTGGGATTTTATCGCAAATATAGCTTTTACTTTAATCTTCAGGAAATCTATATTTTATTTGGGGTATATTTAGTTGTTTTTGAAAGTTTTTTCAAACGGAACTCTATGCAAGATACTTCGTCCGAGTGTAATTTCGTCTGCGTATTCTAATTCATCACCTACAGAAATACCTCTTGCAATTGTAGAAATTATAATTTCTGATTCAGCAATTTGTTTATAAATGTAAAAATTAGTGGTATCTCCCTCCATAGTTGAACTTAATGCGAAAATAATCTCAACTACTTTTCCTGCTTTTACTTTTTCGACTAAACTTGAAATATTTAATTGACTAGGACCAACTCCTTCAATTGGAGATATTTTACCACCAAGAACATGATAAATTCCTTTGTATTGTCCCGTATTTTCAATAGCCATAACATCTCTGATATCTTCAACTACACAAATCGTTTGATGGTTTCTTGAATTGTTCGCGCAAATTTCACAAACTTTTGTATCTGAAATATTATGACAGCTTTCGCAAAACTTAATGTCGGCACGCATATTTAGTAGTGCTTGCGACAAAAAGCTTGTTTGTTCTTTTGGTTGTTTTAATAAATGAAGTACCAATCGCAATGCCGTTCTCTTACCAATACCAGGTAATTGTGACATTTCGTTGACTGCTTTTTCTATTAATTTTGATGAAAATTCCATGACGACAAAAGTAATATTTTTAATGGTTTAGTAGACTTGGGGACAACTAAATTCAATATAATCAAGAATACTAATTATAGATACAAAAGGTTCTTTCTAGCCCAGATGGCAACGGTATCCTTTTGTGGTGGGGTTCACCACAAAAGATATAGTGGACAGCTGGAAATAGCTCCTAAAAAAATTAATATTGATTTGTTGCCAATAAAACTAATGTACATGCAACTTCGGCTTTAATATTATTAAGTTCTAATAATTGATAAAATTCCGGATTTTCTGTTCCAGGATTAAAGACAACTCTTTTTGGCTGAGCTTCGATAATGTAATTATAATAATCACGTTGGCGTGCAGGATTCAAATATAAGGTAACGGTGTCTATATTTTTTACAGGAATTGCTTTAGTATGAATTTTAACACCGGCAACTTCACCTGTGTTTTGACCAATTGCTAAAACAGTATGTCCTTTTTCAACTAACATATTTACAGCTCTAAAAGCATAACGATCTGGTTTTGTGGTAGCTCCCAGAACTAAAGTTTTTTTATTTTTCATCATTTTTAAATATTCTACAAAAGTAATCAAAAAGAACGAGCTTAGTTTATGTTATTGATTTAGAAATAACAACATTAAAGACAATATCCTAACAAGTATTTGCTTTCAGATATCAAAAAATGACTATTTTTACTTCACTAACCAAAACAATATGGATTTATTCATTTATTTATTTGCCGCTCTTTTTTCAGTTTTAAACCCAATCGGAACGGTTCCTATTTTCGTTGGACTGACCCAACACGATTCTCAAGCCGAACGTTCTCGTATTTCGCTTTGGACTGCTATAAACGTTTTTATAATCTTGATAGTTTCCTTTTTTATTGGCCAATATGTTTTAACATTTTTTGGAATAAGCATTGACGCACTTCGTATTGCAGGTGGAATTGTGATTGTAAATTCGGGATTCTCTTTACTATCAGGAAAAATCAATAAAAAACGAGGAATCAATAAAAAAGTTGAAACGGACGCGCAACAAAGAAATGACATTGCCTTAACTCCGCTAGCAATCCCAATGTTAGCTGGACCTGGATCAATTTCTTTATTAATTGCTTTTTATCAGGAACATCACGGAATGGAAGAAATCATTATTTCTTGTTTAGCAATTCTGGCAATTGCTCTTGCTATTTTTGCAATATTAAAAAGCGCTCATTATTTAGCAAGAATACTTGGTGCTTCCGGAATTGTAGCGATATCAAGAATTGTTGGTTTTATTGTAATCTCTATCGGAATTCAATATATTGTAAGCTCTATCATTAACATCGTTAAAGGGAATTTGATGTAAATTACCTTTCAATTTATATAAAAGCAAAAAGGGATAAAACTTAATGCTCTATCCCTTTTTTTATATCTAAAAAATCTAGTTTCTTGGCAAAAACACTTCAGCCATCATACATCTTGCACTTCCTCCACCACAAGCTTCTATAGTATCTAAGCTTGAACTTAAAATTTCAGCGTGATTTTCTAATTGTGAAATTTGTTTTGGAGTCAAACTTTGATGTGCTGATGCACTCATCACAATATATTTTTTATCATTAGTTCCACGAACTTCTAACATATTACCGGCGAAATTATTCACCTGAGCTTCTGTAATTAGAATAACTTCTTTCTTATCAGCTTTTAGATTTTCAAGAACCATTTTACGTTCTTTTTTGTCATCTATACAATCGGCACAAATAACAGCAAAAGTTTCGCCTAAACACATCATAACATTTGTATGATAAATTAGTTTGCGTTCGCCATCAACAGTTTGAAAAGCTTCGAAGATTACCGGAGCATAATCAAAATCTTCACAGAATTCAATAAATAATTCCTCATCGGCACGAGGTGACAAAGCGCAATAAGCTTTTGCATTAGCACGATCTAAAAGTAAGCTTCCGGTTCCTTCCAGAAAAAAACCGTCTTCTTCTGCAGATGTATAATCCATTATATTATTAATCACAAAACCTTTATCTTCAAGAGTGTCTAAAATATCTTCACGACGTTCCTGACGACGATTTTCAGCAAACATTGGATATAATGCTACATCTCCATTTTCATGGAAAGAAACCCAGTTATTTGGAAAAATACTATCTGGAGTATCTGTTTCCAAGTTATCTTCAATTACTGTAACATCAACTTCTACAGCTCTAAGTTTTTCAACAAAAGTATCAAATTCTTGCTGTGCTTTGGCATTTACTGTACTTGGCAAAAGTCCATCTAATACTTTTTGATAATAATTATTTACAGCAGTTTGTTCATTCATTCTGAAAGCAACTGGCCGAATCATTACGATTGCATTGGTTGTTTGTTTCATGTCTTATATTTATTATTTTGTTTCAAGTTTTAAGTTTCAAGTTCCACGTTGCTGTAACCTGAAACTTAAAACTTGAAACAAAGTATTTAGTCTCTAATTAATGGTAAAGTTGAACATCTCAACAATCCTTCTTGTTTTGCAATCTCTGCATAAGGAATTTCTTCAACTGTAAATCCGTTTGCACGAAGCCAATTGTTTAGTCGAGTAAAGTTTTTTTCTGAAACTACTACATTTTCATCAATCGAAAATACGTTTGAAAACATATTATACATTTCATTTCTTTCGATATGGAATAAATTCTCAAATCCAAAAAGATTAACTAAATACAAATAATCAGCTTCTTCACGAAAACCTCTTTTATAAATAATTCCTTTATCTTTTCCAACAGGCTGAAAACAACAATCTAAGTGCAATGCATTGTCACGAGCTTCTAATTTAGATTTTACTAAATCAAATTCTTTGACAATTTTATTAGGAAACAATTCTTTAATATAATTTACACCATACATATTTGTTCGTGCCGTAATATAATCTTTATAATCACTTCCTTTATAAGTTCCAATAAAGATATGATCGTTCCAAAGCATAACATCTCCACCTTCAATATGAACTTCTTCCGGAGGACGAACTACCTTTAGAGGATTCATTTGATCAATTACATATTGAATCGCATCTAACTCACGTTCTCTATCAGGTAAAATATTAGATTTCACAAAAGTATCATCAATTACAAAACCAATATCTCTCGCAAAAATCTGATTGTAATTTTCAATCATTTCCGGACGATAAACAGTTACATCATATTTTTTAAAAACAGTATTAAAAGCTTCCATTTCAACAACCATATCTTCTTCGATTGGATAGGTTCCTGCTTTAATATGTTCCAATGATTTAGGATCATAAGCCTCATCTACAGATGGAGTTGGCCCATTATGAACAGCTGAACCCAAAACTACAGCCCGTAATCTTGACGTTTCGTTCTTTATATTTAATTGCAACATAACTTTATTATATTTTGGGCAAAGATAAAAAAAAGCTTCACAGTTAAGTGAAGCTTTAAAATGATTTTATTTGTTCGACTTAAAGTCTCTCAAGGGATGTCCTGTATAGATTTGTCTTGGTCTACCAATTGGTTCTTTGTTTTCACGCATTTCTTTCCATTGCGCGATCCAACCTGGTAATCTTCCAATAGCAAACATTACAGTAAACATATCTGTTGGAATTCCAAGTGCTCTGTAGATAATACCAGAGTAAAAATCAACATTTGGATATAAGTTTCTTGATTTGAAGTACTCATCTTCTAATGCAGCTGATTCTAATTTTTTAGCAATTTCCAAAATAGGATCATCAACTCCTAAAGTTTCTAAAACTTCTTTAGCTGCTTTTTTAATGATTCTTGCTCTTGGATCAAAGTTTTTATATACTCTATGACCAAATCCCATTAAACGGAAAGGATCATTTTTATCTTTTGCTTTCGCCAAAAATTTATCGGTATCTCCACCATCTTTATTTATTTCTTCAAGCATTTCAAGTACAGCTTGATTTGCACCTCCGTGAAGTGGTCCCCAAAGAGCAGAAACTCCTGCAGAAATTGAAGCAAATAAACCAGCATGAGATGAACCAACCATTCTTACAGTAGATGTAGAACAGTTTTGCTCGTGATCTGCGTGAAGAATAAACAATTTATCTAATGCATCAACAATAATTGGATTTGCTGAATAAGGTCCTGTAGGCAATTTAAACATTAATTGCATAAAGTTTTCTACATACCCTTGTGTATTGTCATAATAGTTTAATGGGTAACCCATAGATTTTCTATAAGTCCAAGTCGCAATTACAAGAAATTTACCCATTGTTTTACAAATGGCTTCGTACATTTCTTTTTCATTTTCAACATTAACT
This genomic window from Flavobacterium sp. 9 contains:
- a CDS encoding polysaccharide biosynthesis tyrosine autokinase; translation: MLDIKDFSIFENHSSFDFKGFLLKIASYWKWFLVSLIIAFTIAYQVNIRKEKIYSMQTMISIKEESNPFFTSNTSLVFNWGGISDQVNGISTILQSRSHNEMVVDKLQYYIDYLEQGKYNLVDSYGAVPFYVSIDKTKPQLANALISIKFLSENEYQIKIPFEVNSVSLITYSTNVYSNTSVQPGMFVKKYKVGEQVVLPFLNWKLQINDNPGFYKGKEYFVRFNNFDGTVSRYRGISVDGDKGGGSLLTLSMSGTNKARMVEYLNATVKMLIKIQLDGKNQFATNTIRFIDSTLVAMESQLKQTGNELKTFRKDKNIYEIEGGGAKVSDKITDFDVERDRVSRKISYYNSLKAYLNNSVDYSRLPAPSVAGIEDPNVVTNVSKLIALSTQRSEMSYAVKSDKIFKDFDNQMRAVKDVLLENIASAKTSLLYDLSLVNAKIGEAESTVKRLPEEQQELLKIQRKYDLNDNIYTEFLKKRNEAEIVKASNLSDIHFIDSAKDIGGGLIGPKTSANYVLALFLGILVPLSFVFLLFFINDSIQNTDDISKLTSIPLIGVIGMNKDFINLAVFDKPKSALSEAFRGIRSSLQFLYKKQQVSGAKTLMITSTISGEGKTFCSINIATVFALSEKKTVVVGLDLRKPRLAAEFSLTNQLGVVNYLIKQNSLDEIVNKTQIPNLDVILSGPIPPNPSELILSEAMKEMIDELKQKYDYVILDTPPVGLVSDALELVQYADVSLYIVRQNYTKKDMITLLNTRVKRGELNNASIVLNGYENKAKYGSTYGYGYGYGAYSNGYHDDEDKTGFWKSILQKIKK
- a CDS encoding MarC family NAAT transporter, translated to MDLFIYLFAALFSVLNPIGTVPIFVGLTQHDSQAERSRISLWTAINVFIILIVSFFIGQYVLTFFGISIDALRIAGGIVIVNSGFSLLSGKINKKRGINKKVETDAQQRNDIALTPLAIPMLAGPGSISLLIAFYQEHHGMEEIIISCLAILAIALAIFAILKSAHYLARILGASGIVAISRIVGFIVISIGIQYIVSSIINIVKGNLM
- a CDS encoding SDR family oxidoreductase is translated as MKTSNQNTILITGGAGFIGSNLCEYFLGLDYKVICLDNFSTGHHYNLKDFINNPHFKLIEGDIRNIEDCNLAVQNVDYVLHQAALGSVPRSINDPITTNDVNVSGFLNMLVASRDAKVKRFVYAASSSTYGDSVGLPKVEDVIGKPLSPYAITKYVNELYAEIFSKTYGLETIGLRYFNVFGRKQDPNGAYAAVIPKFVAQLMKYESPVINGDGNYSRDFTYIDNVIQMNMLAITTQNPNAINTVYNTAFGDRNTLNDLVGYLKKYLAEFDTKIADVEIVYGSSRAGDIPHSLASIDKAKTMLGYNPEYSLQDGLKEAVIWYWNNLK
- a CDS encoding polysaccharide biosynthesis/export family protein, translated to MSKNTFFILLLISTLFTSCIPIKDLVYLQDKNSSGEQNNISAVETKPYRLQTNDVLSVTIKAIDPKLVSIFSTTESASTVGKSESALYFDGFTVDDHGNIRMPILGEINVIGYTLEEVRTKIEKKLLEEYFKSEANIFVTVKLAGFRYTINGEVGSAGTKTLFQEHVNIMEAIANAGDINTVGDRRTVTVIRQTPTGVLMNNLDLTDVNVMKSPYYYLQPNDYIYVKPLKQKTWGTGQTGIQSIGTIITLLSLATTVYLIIKN
- a CDS encoding CoA-binding protein; translation: MKNKKTLVLGATTKPDRYAFRAVNMLVEKGHTVLAIGQNTGEVAGVKIHTKAIPVKNIDTVTLYLNPARQRDYYNYIIEAQPKRVVFNPGTENPEFYQLLELNNIKAEVACTLVLLATNQY
- a CDS encoding UDP-glucose 6-dehydrogenase, producing MKITKICCIGAGYVGGPTMAVIAQKCPNIQVTVVDLNEQRIKDWNDPNTDNIPIYEPGLSEIVAEARGRNLFFSTEVEKAIDEAQVIFISVNTPTKTYGKGKGMAADLKYIELCARQIAKVAKQNKIVVEKSTLPVRTAEAIKSILDNTGNGVQFQILSNPEFLAEGTAVTDLLNPDRILIGGDSTPEGEEAINALVDVYANWVSKDKILTTNVWSSELSKLTANAFLAQRISSINAMSELCEQTGADINEVAKAIGMDSRIGSKFLKASVGFGGSCFQKDILNLVYIAKSYGLTEVADYWEQVIIMNDHQKRRFSNKIVQTLYNTVADKKITFLGWAFKKDTNDTRESAAIYVADDLINEQAKIAVYDPKVSRNKMLNDLDYLETRSAQENNSKVVTFDNAYDACKGAHAVAILTEWDEFATYDWQKIYDSMHKPAFLFDGRNILNSKEMESIGFIYKGIGS
- the recR gene encoding recombination mediator RecR; this encodes MEFSSKLIEKAVNEMSQLPGIGKRTALRLVLHLLKQPKEQTSFLSQALLNMRADIKFCESCHNISDTKVCEICANNSRNHQTICVVEDIRDVMAIENTGQYKGIYHVLGGKISPIEGVGPSQLNISSLVEKVKAGKVVEIIFALSSTMEGDTTNFYIYKQIAESEIIISTIARGISVGDELEYADEITLGRSILHRVPFEKTFKNN
- the ctlX gene encoding citrulline utilization hydrolase CtlX, yielding MKQTTNAIVMIRPVAFRMNEQTAVNNYYQKVLDGLLPSTVNAKAQQEFDTFVEKLRAVEVDVTVIEDNLETDTPDSIFPNNWVSFHENGDVALYPMFAENRRQERREDILDTLEDKGFVINNIMDYTSAEEDGFFLEGTGSLLLDRANAKAYCALSPRADEELFIEFCEDFDYAPVIFEAFQTVDGERKLIYHTNVMMCLGETFAVICADCIDDKKERKMVLENLKADKKEVILITEAQVNNFAGNMLEVRGTNDKKYIVMSASAHQSLTPKQISQLENHAEILSSSLDTIEACGGGSARCMMAEVFLPRN
- a CDS encoding dimethylarginine dimethylaminohydrolase family protein, translated to MLQLNIKNETSRLRAVVLGSAVHNGPTPSVDEAYDPKSLEHIKAGTYPIEEDMVVEMEAFNTVFKKYDVTVYRPEMIENYNQIFARDIGFVIDDTFVKSNILPDRERELDAIQYVIDQMNPLKVVRPPEEVHIEGGDVMLWNDHIFIGTYKGSDYKDYITARTNMYGVNYIKELFPNKIVKEFDLVKSKLEARDNALHLDCCFQPVGKDKGIIYKRGFREEADYLYLVNLFGFENLFHIERNEMYNMFSNVFSIDENVVVSEKNFTRLNNWLRANGFTVEEIPYAEIAKQEGLLRCSTLPLIRD
- a CDS encoding citrate synthase translates to MSKIATLEVDGQKIELPVITGSENESAIDINKLRDLTGFITIDPGYKNSGSCKSEITFLDGELGILRYRGYSIEDLAEKANFLEVSYLLIFGELPTAQELEQFENGIKKHTLVNEEMKNIIDGFPKTAHPMGVLSALTSALTAFNPKAVNVENEKEMYEAICKTMGKFLVIATWTYRKSMGYPLNYYDNTQGYVENFMQLMFKLPTGPYSANPIIVDALDKLFILHADHEQNCSTSTVRMVGSSHAGLFASISAGVSALWGPLHGGANQAVLEMLEEINKDGGDTDKFLAKAKDKNDPFRLMGFGHRVYKNFDPRARIIKKAAKEVLETLGVDDPILEIAKKLESAALEDEYFKSRNLYPNVDFYSGIIYRALGIPTDMFTVMFAIGRLPGWIAQWKEMRENKEPIGRPRQIYTGHPLRDFKSNK